A single genomic interval of Campylobacter concisus harbors:
- the fabG gene encoding 3-oxoacyl-ACP reductase FabG, which yields MKFSGKNVLITGASRGIGAQIAKTLANMGLKVWINYRSKPEIADALQAEIEQNGGKAAVIKFDATDEDEFIKGINLIVDSDGELSYLVNNAGITNDKLALRMKTSEFTDVINANLTSAFIGCREALKVMSKKRFGAVVNVASIVGEMGNAGQVNYSASKGGLIAMSKSFAKEGASRNIRFNSVTPGFIETDMTHGLSDEVKKTYSDNIPLKRFGSASEVAEAVAFLLSDHASYVTGETLKINGGLYM from the coding sequence ATGAAATTTAGCGGAAAAAACGTGCTAATAACAGGTGCAAGCAGAGGTATCGGCGCACAGATCGCAAAGACACTTGCAAATATGGGCTTAAAAGTGTGGATAAACTACCGCTCAAAGCCTGAGATAGCAGACGCTTTACAGGCTGAGATCGAGCAAAATGGCGGCAAGGCTGCGGTGATAAAATTTGATGCAACAGACGAAGATGAGTTTATAAAAGGTATAAATTTGATAGTCGATAGCGACGGCGAGCTAAGCTACCTTGTAAATAACGCTGGTATCACAAATGACAAACTAGCACTTCGCATGAAAACTAGCGAATTTACAGATGTGATAAATGCAAATTTAACTTCAGCTTTCATAGGATGTAGAGAGGCTTTGAAAGTGATGAGTAAAAAGCGCTTTGGAGCGGTCGTAAACGTCGCATCTATCGTTGGTGAGATGGGAAATGCAGGGCAGGTAAACTATTCAGCTAGCAAGGGCGGACTAATCGCCATGAGCAAAAGCTTTGCAAAAGAGGGTGCAAGCAGAAATATACGCTTTAACAGCGTAACTCCGGGCTTTATCGAGACTGATATGACGCATGGACTAAGTGATGAGGTGAAAAAAACTTATAGCGATAATATCCCGTTAAAACGTTTCGGCAGTGCTAGTGAAGTAGCTGAGGCTGTTGCATTTTTACTAAGCGATCACGCAAGTTACGTGACTGGTGAGACACTTAAAATAAATGGCGGACTTTATATGTAG
- a CDS encoding dUTP diphosphatase: MNERTIILEMLKMQQSLNDETNGLGWENGYTNKNKLISWRRCIYMECAELIDSFAWKHWKSIDAKTDEQNLRIEVVDIWHFIMSLALQIYKSKQLGDIETLADDICQSSGFSEFCKEPLRIEDESIYEIMNDVEMLIHECSGFDYDIFDILKIYFSMSLKCGVNLYSLYECYIAKNVLNRFRQNNGYKEGSYKKNWNGREDNEVISEILSNGISKIDEIYAALELEYKKVK; the protein is encoded by the coding sequence ATGAATGAAAGAACGATTATTTTAGAGATGTTAAAGATGCAGCAAAGTCTAAATGATGAGACAAATGGGCTTGGCTGGGAAAATGGTTATACTAATAAAAATAAATTAATCAGCTGGAGGCGCTGCATATATATGGAGTGTGCTGAGCTAATCGATAGCTTTGCATGGAAACACTGGAAGAGCATCGATGCAAAGACTGATGAGCAAAATTTACGCATAGAAGTTGTTGATATTTGGCACTTTATAATGAGTCTAGCTTTGCAAATTTATAAATCAAAACAGCTTGGAGATATAGAAACTTTAGCTGATGATATTTGCCAATCAAGCGGATTTAGTGAGTTTTGCAAAGAGCCATTAAGGATCGAAGACGAGAGCATTTATGAGATAATGAATGACGTTGAAATGCTCATACATGAGTGCAGCGGGTTTGACTACGATATATTTGATATTTTAAAAATTTACTTCTCTATGTCTTTAAAATGTGGCGTAAATTTATACTCACTTTATGAGTGCTACATCGCCAAAAATGTACTAAATCGCTTCCGTCAAAATAATGGCTACAAAGAAGGCAGCTATAAAAAAAATTGGAACGGACGCGAAGATAATGAAGTAATAAGTGAAATTTTGTCAAATGGCATTAGCAAGATCGATGAAATTTACGCCGCACTTGAGCTTGAATATAAAAAGGTGAAATGA
- a CDS encoding ATP/GTP-binding protein: MQTNFYSQGSYNNMSFSMKTSSGDEISFSMYDNKSLEFSSQKNGTSSQRSLTLTHEYGYEFLYKGNGIDEQDMKEIEEAMKQIRPQVDEFMKNVKEGDKIAGSSQSISDLSNKIKQMLPTAKDLNHKNFINDNMLKMFDELLAKNDANKNLLSATKRLFDTLLDESNKVSYYA; this comes from the coding sequence ATGCAAACAAATTTTTACTCTCAAGGAAGCTACAACAACATGAGCTTTTCGATGAAAACTAGCTCAGGCGATGAGATAAGCTTTTCGATGTATGACAACAAAAGTTTGGAGTTTTCAAGCCAGAAAAATGGTACTTCAAGCCAAAGAAGCCTTACTCTCACGCACGAATACGGCTATGAGTTTTTATATAAAGGAAACGGCATAGACGAGCAAGATATGAAAGAGATCGAAGAGGCGATGAAGCAAATTCGCCCACAAGTTGATGAATTTATGAAAAACGTCAAAGAGGGCGACAAGATCGCTGGTAGCAGCCAAAGCATAAGTGATCTTTCAAACAAGATCAAGCAAATGTTGCCTACCGCAAAAGATCTAAATCACAAAAATTTTATAAATGACAATATGCTAAAGATGTTTGACGAGCTTCTGGCTAAAAATGATGCAAACAAAAATCTACTAAGTGCCACAAAAAGGCTATTTGACACATTACTTGATGAGAGCAACAAAGTATCTTACTATGCTTAA
- the acpP gene encoding acyl carrier protein — protein MAVFEDVRDVVVEQLSVDPQAVKLESKIIEDLGADSLDVVELVMALEEKFEVEIPDSEAEKLISIQDVVNYIEKLGK, from the coding sequence ATGGCAGTATTTGAAGACGTAAGAGACGTAGTTGTAGAGCAACTAAGTGTAGATCCACAAGCAGTAAAATTAGAGTCTAAAATCATTGAGGATTTAGGCGCTGATTCACTTGACGTTGTAGAGCTAGTTATGGCTTTAGAAGAGAAATTTGAAGTAGAAATTCCTGATAGCGAAGCAGAGAAATTAATAAGCATTCAAGACGTTGTAAATTATATAGAAAAACTAGGTAAGTAA
- a CDS encoding putative bifunctional diguanylate cyclase/phosphodiesterase: MDFWIDEISFFGYDIVFKSSFFMLFVAALHLREGEANLKFRALRNDFDKILIQKLFVFAAFLTIMILYSWKINLTWLFSILVTLLAYGALSYTFSNVRKMDILIKREIHIKKVLNNQIESKVKELEETNRHLQRISKYDYLTNALNRQYFIARLEEMIKSKALGEKIDIYSIDINHFKAINDSYGHYIGDDVIAKFASNIESILPPNDSLFARSGGDDFIVVVKQNENVHCREFLRYLLKAISEPIVIDDYKIVLDAKIGISSTQTSEILADDFIMQSEAALEAAKKDASEKYVFYSDIKSMIQDRNYIEILLNSISFDEEFELKFQPQYLIEGKKIVGAEALVRWNSPIKGPVDQSKFIPIAEQSSIINAIGKWVAKNAIKQMAFWNEKYNTNLKIGINISPKQIDNINFASKFLSYIDRYGIDPSCVDIEITEASLVNAEEMMQSVLSELSNRGICISIDDFGTGFSSMSYIKKYPMSRLKIAKELIDNIAKNDIDKDVVKSVIALAKNVELKTIAEGVEDETQLEILRELGCDEVQGYLWGKPMSVEDFEKLIISAI; the protein is encoded by the coding sequence ATGGATTTTTGGATAGATGAAATATCCTTTTTTGGATACGACATTGTATTTAAGAGTTCATTTTTTATGTTGTTTGTTGCTGCGCTTCATTTAAGAGAGGGCGAGGCAAATCTAAAATTTAGGGCACTCAGAAACGATTTTGATAAAATTTTAATACAAAAGCTATTTGTTTTTGCCGCATTTTTGACAATTATGATCTTGTACTCTTGGAAGATAAATTTGACATGGTTATTTTCTATTTTAGTTACTTTGCTTGCATACGGGGCATTATCTTATACATTTTCTAACGTTAGAAAGATGGATATTTTAATTAAACGTGAAATACATATCAAAAAAGTGTTAAATAATCAGATAGAAAGTAAAGTAAAAGAGCTTGAAGAGACAAATAGGCACCTACAAAGGATCAGTAAATATGATTATCTAACGAATGCTCTAAATCGCCAGTATTTTATCGCAAGGCTTGAAGAGATGATAAAGTCAAAGGCACTTGGCGAAAAGATAGATATTTATAGTATTGACATAAACCATTTTAAAGCGATAAATGACTCATATGGGCACTATATCGGCGATGATGTAATAGCAAAGTTTGCTTCAAATATTGAGTCAATATTGCCACCAAATGATTCTTTATTTGCAAGGTCTGGCGGAGATGACTTTATCGTTGTTGTCAAGCAAAATGAAAATGTACATTGCAGGGAATTTTTACGCTATCTACTAAAAGCTATTTCAGAGCCAATAGTTATAGATGATTATAAAATTGTACTTGATGCGAAAATAGGGATTAGCTCGACACAAACCAGTGAAATTTTGGCTGATGATTTTATCATGCAATCAGAAGCAGCACTAGAAGCAGCAAAGAAAGATGCATCTGAAAAGTATGTTTTTTATAGTGATATAAAAAGTATGATTCAGGATAGAAACTATATAGAAATATTGCTAAATAGCATAAGCTTTGATGAAGAATTTGAGCTAAAATTTCAGCCCCAGTATCTAATAGAAGGTAAAAAAATAGTAGGAGCAGAGGCTCTTGTTAGGTGGAACTCTCCTATAAAAGGTCCGGTAGATCAATCAAAATTTATTCCAATAGCCGAACAAAGCTCTATTATCAATGCGATAGGAAAATGGGTAGCAAAAAACGCTATAAAACAAATGGCCTTTTGGAATGAGAAATATAATACAAACCTAAAAATAGGCATAAATATCTCACCAAAACAGATTGATAATATAAATTTTGCATCTAAATTTTTAAGCTATATAGATAGATACGGCATCGATCCATCTTGTGTAGATATTGAGATCACTGAGGCCAGCCTTGTCAATGCAGAAGAGATGATGCAAAGTGTGTTATCTGAGCTTTCAAATAGAGGAATTTGCATCTCTATAGATGATTTTGGTACAGGTTTTTCATCGATGAGTTACATCAAAAAATATCCTATGAGTCGCCTAAAGATCGCTAAAGAGCTGATAGATAATATTGCTAAAAATGATATAGATAAAGACGTAGTAAAAAGCGTTATAGCTTTAGCTAAAAATGTGGAGTTAAAGACTATTGCTGAAGGCGTCGAAGATGAAACTCAGCTTGAAATTTTAAGAGAGCTTGGATGCGATGAGGTGCAAGGGTATCTTTGGGGCAAGCCAATGAGTGTAGAGGATTTTGAAAAGCTTATAATAAGTGCTATTTAA
- a CDS encoding beta-ketoacyl-ACP synthase II, which produces MKRVVVTGIGMINALGLDKESSFKAICEGKTGVKEITSFDVSDFPVKIAAEITDFDPNSILDGKEVKKVDRFIQLGIKASNEAMADANFKEFDAHKFGVSSAAGIGGLPNIEKNSITYFEKGVKRISPFFIPSALVNMLGGIVSINHGLKGPNLSSVTACAASTHAISQAAKCIMIGQATNMLVIGAESTICGVGIGGFAAMKALSTRNDEPSKASRPFDANRDGFVMGEGAGALVLEEYESAVARGAKIYAEVVGFGESGDAHHITSPTLEGPLSAMKQALDMAKGLKIDYVNAHGTSTPVNDKNETAALKAVFGDKCPPVSSTKGQTGHCLGGAGAIEAVISIMAMRDGIIPPTINYETPDSECDLDYVPNKARKADIKAVMSNSFGFGGTNGVVIFKKLD; this is translated from the coding sequence TTGAAACGAGTCGTTGTAACTGGTATAGGCATGATAAACGCACTTGGTCTTGACAAAGAGAGCTCTTTTAAGGCTATTTGCGAGGGTAAAACAGGTGTGAAAGAGATCACAAGCTTTGATGTAAGTGACTTTCCTGTTAAAATTGCTGCCGAGATAACTGATTTTGATCCAAATAGCATTTTAGACGGCAAAGAGGTGAAAAAAGTAGATCGTTTCATACAGCTTGGCATAAAAGCATCTAATGAAGCTATGGCTGATGCGAATTTTAAAGAGTTTGATGCTCATAAATTTGGCGTTAGCTCGGCAGCTGGCATAGGTGGTTTGCCAAATATTGAAAAAAATTCAATTACATACTTTGAAAAAGGCGTAAAGAGAATTTCGCCATTTTTCATCCCATCTGCACTTGTAAATATGCTAGGTGGCATAGTTTCTATAAATCACGGACTTAAGGGTCCAAATTTGTCTAGCGTAACAGCATGTGCAGCAAGCACTCATGCGATATCGCAAGCTGCAAAATGCATTATGATTGGTCAAGCTACAAATATGCTAGTTATCGGTGCTGAGTCTACTATTTGTGGTGTAGGTATAGGTGGCTTTGCAGCAATGAAAGCACTATCAACTAGAAATGATGAACCAAGTAAGGCGTCAAGGCCATTTGACGCAAATCGTGATGGTTTTGTAATGGGTGAAGGAGCCGGTGCGCTTGTACTTGAAGAGTATGAGTCGGCTGTTGCAAGAGGTGCTAAAATTTACGCTGAAGTAGTTGGATTTGGTGAGAGCGGAGATGCACACCATATCACATCACCAACACTTGAAGGTCCATTAAGTGCGATGAAACAAGCACTTGATATGGCAAAAGGTTTAAAGATAGATTATGTAAATGCGCACGGTACTTCAACACCTGTAAATGATAAGAATGAGACTGCGGCACTAAAAGCGGTTTTTGGTGACAAATGTCCACCAGTTAGCTCAACAAAAGGTCAAACTGGACACTGTCTAGGTGGTGCTGGTGCGATTGAGGCTGTTATATCTATAATGGCAATGAGAGACGGTATTATCCCTCCAACAATAAACTACGAGACTCCTGATTCAGAGTGCGATCTAGACTACGTTCCAAATAAAGCTAGAAAAGCTGATATAAAAGCTGTTATGAGCAACTCATTTGGCTTTGGTGGAACAAACGGCGTCGTAATATTTAAAAAGTTGGATTAA
- a CDS encoding GGDEF domain-containing protein: MITFGIYTSMDKVKTKITHWLAICFGVFLWSICDALMVLNQDILLRAHSSYAYLDVFFMLPMISILAGVSIFLYSKFAASQEKLAIIMDSISVFFLIVILIYGIFDEVDILSMINNRSNIVFLSIVAINFLILFITLSEIFTSSLLHIKISGFYLISASILFTMLNLFIFYSQISNVNFGHKIDFLYIVPFFFLMIGAFHLKAKNEYVTNTDKDISIGSKWLPIIIVLPLLLQEDLTSFSALISLFVLVVNAIVNYYVKSSIASRKILDYERNLHREMEKSMHERTNELMLANLRLQDMSEKDYLTDLGNRNFIVNELERMCKSISEDEEIAVYYINLSRFKSINTSYGHEIGDRILKLVAKRILEVCNRQEAIARISADEFIVLAKMEINSHTKRLNLGIALKDAIEKPIQIDRYHFGLKCIIGIDVATKNSTANPRNIIKNADMAMYYAKKNPALNPMVYSDKISNEMHLSSSIEIALKKANLQEDLHVYFQPIFDLKIEKMIYAEVFLYWKSEKFGLMEASKFMKEVNVNSNILNDICSLLVSKTIEYVDRWQKEKLLIPKISINVAQIQSKSEKFVLDFVSSLRSHHINPELFEIEFGEEIWTNNSKTLDKIFSILKENNIDVCIDNFGSGYTSFIYIRKYGVKRIKIASEFVAQASNSKIDAQIVSAIIDLAKAMKIKVGAKGVEKEEDIHFLKELDCNEVQGLFLSRPMSAEEFEDLVRQDPQMIAKV, translated from the coding sequence ATGATAACTTTTGGCATTTATACTTCAATGGATAAAGTAAAAACCAAAATAACGCATTGGCTTGCAATATGTTTTGGTGTTTTTTTATGGTCTATTTGTGATGCATTAATGGTGTTAAATCAAGATATACTATTGCGGGCTCATAGTTCTTATGCATATCTTGATGTGTTTTTTATGTTGCCGATGATATCTATTTTAGCTGGCGTTAGTATATTTTTGTATTCAAAATTTGCAGCCAGCCAAGAAAAGCTAGCCATCATTATGGATAGCATAAGTGTCTTTTTTTTAATAGTAATTTTAATATATGGTATTTTTGATGAAGTAGATATCTTATCGATGATAAATAATAGATCAAATATCGTTTTTCTCTCTATTGTAGCCATAAATTTTCTTATACTTTTTATTACTTTAAGTGAGATTTTTACAAGCAGTTTGCTTCATATAAAAATTAGTGGCTTTTACCTTATATCGGCTAGCATTTTATTTACGATGCTAAATTTATTTATTTTTTATAGTCAGATCTCAAATGTAAATTTTGGCCATAAAATAGATTTTTTATATATCGTTCCTTTCTTCTTCTTGATGATAGGAGCTTTTCATTTAAAAGCTAAAAATGAGTATGTTACAAATACCGATAAAGATATCTCAATAGGATCAAAATGGCTACCAATAATAATAGTTTTACCTTTGCTATTACAAGAAGATCTAACATCTTTTAGTGCGCTCATCTCACTTTTTGTTTTAGTTGTAAATGCTATTGTTAATTACTATGTTAAAAGCTCTATTGCAAGTAGAAAAATATTAGATTATGAGAGAAATCTTCATAGAGAGATGGAAAAGTCGATGCATGAGCGGACCAATGAACTTATGCTCGCAAATTTAAGACTTCAAGATATGTCTGAGAAAGACTATCTAACAGACCTTGGCAATAGAAATTTTATAGTAAATGAGCTTGAAAGAATGTGCAAAAGTATCTCTGAAGATGAGGAAATCGCAGTTTATTATATAAATTTAAGCCGTTTTAAAAGTATAAATACATCTTACGGACATGAAATAGGTGATAGAATTTTAAAATTAGTTGCAAAAAGGATACTTGAAGTTTGCAATAGACAAGAAGCCATAGCAAGGATTAGTGCGGACGAATTTATCGTACTAGCAAAAATGGAGATAAATAGTCATACAAAACGCTTAAATCTTGGTATTGCCTTAAAAGATGCTATTGAAAAGCCAATTCAAATAGATAGATATCACTTTGGGCTTAAGTGCATAATAGGCATAGATGTAGCAACAAAAAATAGTACGGCAAATCCAAGAAATATTATAAAAAATGCAGATATGGCAATGTATTACGCCAAGAAAAATCCAGCTTTAAATCCTATGGTTTATAGCGATAAAATTAGCAATGAAATGCACTTAAGCTCAAGCATCGAGATCGCGCTTAAAAAAGCTAATTTGCAAGAAGACCTTCATGTGTATTTTCAACCAATATTTGATCTAAAAATCGAAAAAATGATCTACGCAGAGGTTTTTTTATATTGGAAATCAGAAAAATTTGGCTTGATGGAAGCAAGCAAATTTATGAAAGAGGTAAATGTAAATAGCAATATTTTAAACGATATTTGCTCGCTTTTAGTTTCAAAGACCATAGAGTATGTAGATAGATGGCAAAAAGAAAAACTCTTGATACCAAAAATAAGTATAAATGTTGCACAGATTCAAAGTAAATCAGAAAAATTTGTTTTAGACTTTGTTTCTAGCTTACGTTCGCATCATATAAATCCAGAGCTTTTTGAAATAGAATTTGGCGAAGAAATATGGACAAATAATTCTAAAACGCTTGATAAAATTTTTTCTATTCTTAAAGAAAATAATATAGACGTTTGCATAGATAATTTTGGCTCTGGATATACTTCATTTATTTATATTAGAAAGTACGGTGTTAAGCGTATAAAAATAGCAAGTGAATTTGTTGCTCAAGCATCAAATAGCAAAATAGATGCACAAATCGTATCTGCAATTATCGATTTAGCAAAGGCAATGAAGATAAAAGTTGGCGCAAAAGGCGTAGAAAAAGAAGAAGATATTCATTTCTTAAAAGAGCTTGATTGTAATGAAGTGCAAGGACTTTTCTTATCTCGTCCTATGAGTGCAGAAGAATTTGAAGACCTTGTAAGGCAAGATCCTCAAATGATAGCTAAAGTTTAA
- the accA gene encoding acetyl-CoA carboxylase carboxyl transferase subunit alpha, with product MSNYLDFEKSIKQIDEDIANAKIRGDEHAVEILNKNLSKEISKVYKNLNEYQRLQLARHPDRPYSIDYINAFLIDGYEIHGDRAFRDDPAIVCYIGYIGGKKTIVIGEQKGRGTKNKLRRNFGMPHPEGYRKALRVAKMAEKFNLPILFLIDTPGAYPGVGAEERGQSEAIARNLFEFANLKTPIIAVVIGEGGSGGALAIGVADRLAMMKNSVFSVISPEGCAAILWNDPAKQEQATKSMKITADDLKSLSLIDAVIDEPINGAHRDKDGAAKALANYFVSELAELEKLDINDLVAKRIEKILSIGAFEE from the coding sequence ATGTCAAATTATTTAGATTTTGAAAAAAGCATAAAGCAAATTGATGAAGATATAGCAAATGCTAAGATCAGAGGCGATGAACATGCTGTTGAAATTTTAAATAAGAATTTATCCAAAGAGATATCAAAAGTATATAAAAATTTAAACGAATATCAACGTTTGCAGCTTGCTCGTCATCCAGATAGACCATATTCTATTGATTATATCAATGCGTTTTTGATTGATGGATATGAGATTCATGGAGATAGAGCTTTTAGAGATGATCCAGCGATAGTTTGCTACATTGGCTATATCGGAGGTAAAAAGACTATTGTTATAGGCGAGCAAAAGGGCCGTGGTACTAAAAATAAGTTAAGAAGAAATTTTGGTATGCCTCATCCTGAGGGTTATCGCAAAGCTCTTAGAGTTGCAAAAATGGCTGAAAAATTTAATTTACCTATTTTATTTCTCATAGACACTCCAGGCGCATATCCAGGTGTTGGAGCTGAAGAGCGAGGACAAAGTGAGGCTATAGCTAGAAATTTATTTGAGTTTGCAAATTTAAAAACTCCAATAATTGCTGTTGTTATTGGTGAAGGTGGAAGTGGTGGCGCTTTAGCTATAGGCGTGGCTGATAGACTTGCTATGATGAAAAATTCTGTGTTTTCGGTTATTTCACCAGAAGGCTGTGCTGCAATACTTTGGAATGACCCAGCTAAACAAGAACAAGCTACAAAATCTATGAAAATAACAGCTGATGATTTAAAAAGTCTATCACTGATTGATGCTGTTATAGATGAGCCGATAAATGGAGCCCATAGAGATAAAGATGGTGCTGCAAAAGCACTTGCAAATTATTTTGTCTCAGAGCTAGCTGAGCTTGAAAAGCTTGATATAAATGATCTTGTAGCAAAAAGAATAGAAAAAATTCTCTCTATCGGAGCATTTGAAGAATAA
- a CDS encoding L-arabinose ABC transporter, whose translation MCCFGTRIFLLMLITVSSFGFARLYPVLPVVGYYLILANLLAIFMFSLFFKGLLPSFVKVNAIHYFSLIGGFLGAFLAMLVFKKVAKDKFTLVELIIFTLWVLIIAIVIFKFQTILDIFRGI comes from the coding sequence ATGTGTTGTTTTGGCACTAGGATCTTTTTGCTTATGCTTATCACTGTTTCAAGCTTTGGCTTTGCTAGGCTCTACCCAGTTTTACCGGTCGTTGGTTACTACTTAATACTTGCAAATTTACTTGCCATTTTTATGTTTTCACTATTTTTTAAAGGGCTTTTACCAAGCTTTGTAAAAGTAAATGCGATTCACTATTTTTCGCTAATTGGTGGCTTTTTAGGAGCATTTTTAGCGATGCTTGTTTTTAAAAAAGTTGCAAAAGATAAATTTACTTTAGTAGAGCTTATTATTTTTACGCTTTGGGTGCTAATAATCGCCATAGTCATCTTTAAATTTCAAACCATTCTTGATATTTTTAGGGGAATTTAG
- a CDS encoding EI24 domain-containing protein: MINLLRLGFKDFFTAKFIALSILPLCLSIFSLAWLTIWGGGEIFDLLNDSAKNENFAFLETNSALSFIAIKILSFSATKWIVSILFYILSTFLTIIISIVIALIVAGFLTPVVAKEINKRHYNYVLKNEVSTARVLKVMMIEIMKFLGILLVCLPLLFVPVLNFFIINVPFFYIYYKLLLIDVGSNTLDSDKFELALLEGGGIKFIIFTLLFYLISLVPLVGLFFQLYFVIVLSHLFFGKEALVKI; the protein is encoded by the coding sequence ATGATAAACCTTCTTCGCCTTGGCTTTAAAGATTTTTTTACAGCCAAATTTATAGCGCTATCCATCTTGCCACTTTGTCTTAGCATTTTTAGTCTTGCGTGGCTTACGATTTGGGGCGGTGGTGAGATATTTGACCTTTTAAATGATAGCGCTAAAAACGAAAATTTTGCCTTTTTAGAGACAAACTCGGCACTCTCTTTTATCGCTATTAAAATTTTAAGTTTTAGTGCTACTAAGTGGATAGTTAGTATACTTTTTTATATTCTGAGCACCTTTTTAACGATCATCATTAGTATCGTGATTGCCCTAATCGTAGCTGGCTTTTTAACGCCGGTTGTGGCTAAAGAGATAAACAAAAGGCACTACAACTACGTGCTTAAAAACGAGGTTAGCACGGCTAGAGTGCTAAAGGTGATGATGATTGAGATCATGAAATTTCTTGGGATATTGCTCGTTTGCCTACCGCTTTTATTTGTACCAGTCTTAAATTTTTTCATCATAAACGTGCCATTTTTTTATATCTATTACAAACTTTTACTGATAGACGTTGGCTCAAACACTCTTGATAGTGATAAATTTGAGCTAGCACTGCTTGAAGGTGGTGGGATAAAATTTATAATTTTTACACTTTTGTTTTATCTAATATCGCTTGTGCCGCTTGTGGGACTCTTTTTTCAGCTTTACTTTGTAATAGTCTTGTCGCACCTCTTTTTTGGGAAAGAAGCACTTGTAAAAATTTAG
- a CDS encoding pyridoxamine 5'-phosphate oxidase family protein has translation MDERIVKFLKKMHLASVCAIDDEGQPYAFSAFYAFDELNFSLLLASSDESSHVKFLKNSKLVAGTVALDTKIVGKIEGVQFQGVMREAKENEIEIYFERFFYAKAMDPKIWCINLEKLKFTSNILGFGKKIKWERSDKI, from the coding sequence ATGGATGAGAGGATAGTTAAATTTCTAAAAAAGATGCATCTCGCAAGTGTCTGCGCCATTGATGACGAGGGTCAGCCTTACGCTTTTAGCGCATTTTACGCCTTTGATGAGCTAAATTTTAGCCTTTTGTTAGCTAGCTCTGATGAGAGCTCACATGTTAAATTTTTAAAAAACTCAAAGCTTGTTGCTGGCACGGTCGCTCTTGATACAAAGATCGTTGGCAAGATAGAGGGCGTACAGTTTCAAGGAGTGATGAGAGAGGCCAAAGAAAATGAAATAGAAATTTATTTCGAAAGATTTTTTTATGCAAAAGCAATGGATCCAAAAATTTGGTGTATAAATCTTGAAAAACTAAAATTTACAAGTAATATTCTTGGTTTTGGCAAGAAGATAAAATGGGAAAGAAGCGATAAAATTTAG
- a CDS encoding CbrC family protein, protein MDKFQEKYITLSKEYYKNNGNASSIEALYEFKEELENCDDVCAKYVLVDVYQLLSMRKSAYDLLLKIYDKSDKKQLKTLGYLVQFIDENDKRALPRPKSRGQILAQKDKAITLPKFIYHPNPLKTGAFKDDMNIVCECCGKDTEVYYSGSIYCEQDISCLCPTCISSGKAAKKFDATFVQDADKLTTSDAKKDDELFRRTPGYESWQGEHWIACCDDYCEFLGDVGTKELEEMGIVDEVFEDYTKRAEYDDKMLREHLVKAGDIAGYLFRCLHCKKYHIYVDAC, encoded by the coding sequence ATGGATAAATTTCAAGAAAAATATATCACTCTTTCAAAAGAATATTATAAAAATAATGGCAATGCTTCTAGTATTGAGGCACTCTATGAGTTTAAAGAAGAGTTGGAAAATTGTGATGACGTTTGCGCAAAGTATGTTTTGGTCGATGTTTATCAGCTTTTATCTATGAGAAAGAGTGCTTACGACTTACTTTTAAAAATATATGACAAAAGTGATAAAAAACAGCTAAAGACACTTGGCTATCTAGTGCAATTCATTGACGAAAATGATAAACGGGCACTGCCTCGCCCAAAAAGTAGAGGCCAAATTTTGGCTCAAAAAGATAAAGCTATCACGTTACCAAAATTTATCTACCATCCCAATCCTTTAAAAACTGGCGCATTTAAAGATGATATGAACATAGTGTGTGAGTGTTGTGGCAAAGATACTGAAGTTTATTATAGCGGCAGCATTTATTGCGAGCAAGATATTTCGTGTCTTTGTCCTACTTGTATTTCTAGTGGTAAGGCTGCTAAGAAATTTGACGCTACATTTGTGCAAGATGCTGACAAACTAACTACAAGTGATGCTAAAAAGGATGACGAACTCTTTAGAAGAACCCCTGGCTACGAGAGCTGGCAGGGCGAGCATTGGATAGCTTGTTGTGATGATTATTGCGAATTTTTAGGTGATGTTGGTACAAAAGAGCTCGAAGAAATGGGCATAGTAGACGAGGTCTTTGAGGACTACACAAAAAGAGCCGAATACGACGATAAAATGCTACGCGAACATCTTGTTAAAGCTGGCGATATTGCTGGATATTTGTTTCGTTGTTTGCATTGTAAGAAGTATCATATATACGTTGATGCTTGTTAA